GGGAACACCTGAAGCGTGCGCATAACCCATCGCCATAGGTACGCCACTATCAGGAACTGCTATTACCATATCAGCTTCAACCGGATTATTTTTGGCGAGTTCTTCTCCCATAGCAAAACGGGTGTCATTGGCTAGCATATTCCACACAAGGCTATCAGGACGCGCAAAATATACATGTTCAAAAATGCATTTTGCCTGTTGTAAACTTTTGCTTTGTTGAGTTGTTAAGTTAAAAAATACGCTTTCAATTTTCCCAGTAGCAAGCTCTATACTTAATATTTCTCCTGGTGAAATGTCGCGAATAAATTCGGCACCAACTAAATCCATCGCACAGGTTTCACTGGCAAGAACCCAGCTAGGAATTTTACTCTCATTTTTTAATAAACCTAAAGATAATGGTCTGTAGCCACAGGCATCGACAACGGCATATAAATGCGTTGGAGTAAGTAGTAATAAAGAAAAAGCACCAAATAATTCTTCAAATGCGTGAGTAAGTTTAGCTATAAATTCTTTTTTATTACTTCTCGCCATGAGGTGCAGGATGAGTTCTGTATCAGAGGTTGCTTGTAAAATAGCTCCAGAGGATTCTAAAAATTGCCGCATTTCTTCTGAATTAACAATATTTCCATTATGTGATAAAGAGACTGGAACTCCACCAATACGTGCAGTTAAAGGCTGAATATTTGCATCTGAATTTCCACCAGCAGTACTGTAGCGAACATGTCCAATAGCATGATTGCCTTTAAGTTTACTTAAATCTGTTTCTTTAAAAACATCTATAACTAAGCCTGAATTTTTATGACTAATAATTTCAGACGAATTAGTTGAGGAAATGCCAGCGCTTTCTTGGCCTCTATGCTGTAGAGCAAAAAGTCCAAGATATGCAATTTTTGAAGCATTTTCAGTATTTGTTACTCCAAAAACTCCGCACATTATTTTGTTTCCTTATCAGCACATGAAAGTGTATCAAAATATTTTTTTAATGAAGAAGAAAAATCTGAATAGACTAAATTGTGATCGTATAATGGCATACTAATTTTAGAATCTAAACCTTTAAGTTCTCCTATTTTAGAAATCACCAAATCAGGATAAATAGATGAATTTAGAACAGTTTCAAAATTTTCTTCTGAATTGAATCCTAAAATAAAACCCATATTGCCTTCAGCAAATAATTCTTTCGCAGATTTTTTCCATATTGTCTTTTCTAATTCAATTAAACAATTTGAATTTAAACCAATTGAAATCAAGCTCCCAAGAATTCCACCATGTCCAATTGGTTTAGAAATTATAGGAGATTTATTTTGGATTGTTTTTAGGATAAAATTCCAAATAACTTTTTCATTACTGAGATTTACTTTTGGACAATCAGAATTTTCACCACCCAATATCCATGCTGTTTGTGAAGCAAGGTAACTTGAATTTTCAACAGAGTTAGATAAAGAAATATGATATAAAATTATAGACTTTTCCTTAGATTTAGAAAAATATTTTAAAGGTAATCTATCCAATGGTACTTTAGAGACATCATCAACTCTTCCAACCATTCCTAACATAGGTGTAGGAGGAATTGGCTTTCCTTCAGTTTGATTATTCAAACTTACATTTCCACTTACTATTGGAATATGCATTTCTTTTGCAATTAAATTTATACCATCAATAGCATCAGAAAATTGTCGCATAACGTCTGGAGATTTTGGGCTACCGAAATTTAAACAATCCGTCATAGCGAGAGGAACTGCACCAGTTGCAACTAATTTTCTAGCTATTTTTAAAGCAGTTAATGCAGAACCTTGATAAGGATCTAACTCTACCCAACGTTCTTCACATCCACCTGCAATGGCAATTCCAGTTGTAGTCATTTTCCCATTTGCATCGAATTCTTGTGCATATTCTGGTAAGCGCACAACACCCGCTGAAGCTGTTTGTAAAGAACCACAAGCAGCTACTGTATTTCCTTGCACAGTTGAACAATAATTATGGAATACTGGAGACCTATTTGCATTCATTGGATGTG
This is a stretch of genomic DNA from Pigmentibacter ruber. It encodes these proteins:
- the purF gene encoding amidophosphoribosyltransferase, giving the protein MCGVFGVTNTENASKIAYLGLFALQHRGQESAGISSTNSSEIISHKNSGLVIDVFKETDLSKLKGNHAIGHVRYSTAGGNSDANIQPLTARIGGVPVSLSHNGNIVNSEEMRQFLESSGAILQATSDTELILHLMARSNKKEFIAKLTHAFEELFGAFSLLLLTPTHLYAVVDACGYRPLSLGLLKNESKIPSWVLASETCAMDLVGAEFIRDISPGEILSIELATGKIESVFFNLTTQQSKSLQQAKCIFEHVYFARPDSLVWNMLANDTRFAMGEELAKNNPVEADMVIAVPDSGVPMAMGYAHASGVPYKIGLIRNHYVGRTFIEPTQNVRNFKVRLKLNPVRETIKGKKIIVIDDSIVRGTTSQKIVELLREAGAKEVHMRIASPPVKFPCFYGIDTPKRQDLLAQVMTANEMNDYLKSDTLSFLSEKQLLKVMQKFQKNTANENSFQENGGWCTACFTGNYQDEIAQQKGCGFIKELKNV